In one window of Thermodesulfobacteriota bacterium DNA:
- a CDS encoding hemolysin family protein, translated as MSFEVVIFEVILILVLIFFNGFFASAEIAIISAKRSIIDKLAKDGNLSAELVSNMKEDPDRFLATVQVGVTVVGTCASVIGGVIASEHIKPLFHAIPLIPVQLADILALGSVVAMISYTSLIIGELVPKHLALRHAEKIACFSARPLNTVSKITDIFVRFLTASTSAVLRILGIKETGQKVFVSEEEIKYFIKEGRATGVFEETEAQLLHGIFEFADKTVREVMVPKHKISGIEINTPPGEALKFISESGFSRYPVYRDSIDRVVGVLFNKDVFSSLEKGRTLDLKSIIRTPYFVPNSIMISKLLRELQRRKLHMAIVVDEHGDIDGIVTIEDILEEIVGEIEDEYDVGAGGPVEKLKDGTMIIDASASIGDLANLGFEIEEEEEEEYNTLAGFMLAKLQRVPRGGEFVIYKDKRLTVVDVEQNRIIKVKVEPLEAGRRKEA; from the coding sequence GTGTCGTTCGAAGTAGTCATCTTTGAAGTAATACTGATACTGGTACTTATATTTTTCAACGGGTTCTTCGCGAGCGCCGAGATAGCCATAATATCGGCCAAACGGAGCATAATAGACAAGCTCGCCAAGGACGGGAACCTTTCGGCGGAGCTCGTAAGCAATATGAAGGAGGACCCTGACAGGTTCCTCGCCACCGTCCAGGTAGGCGTCACAGTAGTCGGCACATGCGCCTCGGTCATAGGCGGCGTCATCGCCTCGGAGCACATCAAGCCTCTTTTCCACGCCATCCCGTTAATCCCCGTGCAGCTCGCCGACATACTCGCGCTCGGCTCCGTAGTGGCCATGATATCCTATACGAGCCTTATAATCGGCGAGCTCGTGCCCAAGCACCTCGCCCTGAGGCACGCCGAGAAGATAGCCTGTTTTTCGGCAAGGCCGCTTAACACCGTATCGAAGATCACCGACATCTTCGTGAGGTTTCTCACCGCATCGACGAGCGCCGTCCTGAGGATATTGGGGATAAAGGAGACGGGCCAGAAGGTGTTTGTCTCTGAAGAGGAAATAAAATACTTCATCAAGGAAGGCCGGGCCACCGGGGTATTCGAGGAGACCGAGGCCCAGCTCCTCCACGGCATATTCGAGTTCGCGGACAAGACCGTGAGGGAGGTCATGGTCCCCAAGCACAAGATAAGCGGCATAGAGATAAACACCCCTCCCGGCGAGGCCCTGAAGTTCATATCCGAATCCGGGTTCTCGCGTTACCCCGTCTACCGCGACAGCATAGACAGGGTCGTGGGGGTGCTCTTCAACAAGGACGTCTTCAGCTCCCTTGAGAAGGGAAGGACGCTGGACTTGAAGTCCATCATAAGGACGCCCTATTTCGTCCCCAACTCCATAATGATCAGCAAGCTCCTCAGGGAGCTCCAGAGGCGCAAGCTCCATATGGCGATAGTCGTCGACGAGCACGGCGACATAGACGGGATAGTGACTATCGAGGACATCCTGGAGGAGATAGTCGGGGAGATAGAGGACGAGTATGACGTCGGCGCGGGCGGGCCGGTAGAGAAGCTCAAGGACGGCACGATGATAATAGACGCCTCCGCCTCGATAGGCGACCTCGCCAACCTCGGTTTCGAGATCGAGGAGGAAGAGGAAGAGGAATACAACACACTCGCCGGGTTCATGCTGGCCAAGCTTCAAAGGGTGCCGAGGGGCGGGGAGTTCGTCATCTACAAGGACAAGCGGCTTACGGTCGTGGACGTCGAGCAGAACCGCATAATCAAGGTGAAGGTCGAGCCGCTCGAGGCCGGGAGAAGGAAGGAAGCATAG